A region of Homo sapiens chromosome 17, GRCh38.p14 Primary Assembly DNA encodes the following proteins:
- the KRTAP17-1 gene encoding keratin-associated protein 17-1, with protein MGCCPGDCFTCCTQEQNCCEECCCQPGCCGCCGSCCGCGGSGCGGSGCGGSCCGSSCCGSGCGGCGGCGGCGGGCCGSSCCGSSCCGSGCCGPVCCQPTPICDTK; from the coding sequence ATGGGGTGCTGCCCGGGGGACTGCTTCACCTGCTGCACCCAGGAGCAAAACTGCTGTGAAGAGTGCTGCTGTCAGCCgggctgctgtggctgctgcGGCTCCTGCTGTGGCTGTGGGGGCTCTGGCTGCGGGGGCTCTGGCTGCGGGGGCAGCTGCTGCGGATCGTCTTGCTGTGGATCTGGCTGCGGAGGCTGTGGAGGCTGCGGAGGCTGCGGGGGTGGCTGCTGTGGATCCAGTTGCTGTGGGTCCAGTTGCTGCGGCTCCGGGTGCTGTGGGCCTGTGTGCTGCCAGCCCACACCTATATGCGACACAAAATGA
- the KRTAP16-1 gene encoding keratin-associated protein 16-1, which translates to MSGSCSSRKCFSVPATSLCSTEVSCGGPICLPSSCQSQTWQLVTCQDSCGSSSCGPQCRQPSCPVSSCAQPLCCDPVICEPSCSVSSGCQPVCCEATTCEPSCSVSNCYQPVCFEATICEPSCSVSNCCQPVCFEATVCEPSCSVSSCAQPVCCEPAICEPSCSVSSCCQPVGSEATSCQPVLCVPTSCQPVLCKSSCCQPVVCEPSCCSAVCTLPSSCQPVVCEPSCCQPVCPTPTCSVTSSCQAVCCDPSPCEPSCSESSICQPATCVALVCEPVCLRPVCCVQSSCEPPSVPSTCQEPSCCVSSICQPICSEPSPCSPAVCVSSPCQPTCYVVKRCPSVCPEPVSCPSTSCRPLSCSPGSSASAICRPTCPRTFYIPSSSKRPCSATISYRPVSRPICRPICSGLLTYRQPYMTSISYRPACYRPCYSILRRPACVTSYSCRPVYFRPSCTESDSCKRDCKKSTSSQLDCVDTTPCKVDVSEEAPCQPTEAKPISPTTREAAAAQPAASKPANC; encoded by the coding sequence ATGTCTGGCAGTTGCTCTTCTAGGAAATGCTTCTCCGTGCCAGCCACCTCTCTCTGCTCCACTGAGGTGAGCTGTGGAGGCCCCATCTGCCTGCCCAGTTCCTGCCAGAGCCAGACATGGCAGCTGGTGACTTGTCAAGACAGCTGTGGATCATCCAGCTGTGGGCCACAGTGCCGTCAGCCCTCCTGTCCTGTGAGTAGCTGTGCCCAACCCCTGTGCTgtgatcctgtcatttgtgagCCTTCTTGCTCCGTGAGCAGCGGCTGCCAACCCGTGTGCTGTGAGGCCACCACCTGTGAGCCTTCTTGCTCTGTGAGCAACTGCTACCAACCTGTGTGCTTCGAGGCCACCATCTGTGAGCCTTCTTGCTCAGTGAGCAACTGCTGCCAACCTGTGTGCTTTGAGGCCACCGTTTGTGAGCCTTCTTGTTCCGTGAGCAGCTGTGCTCAACCTGTGTGCTGTGAGCCTGCTATTTGTGAGCCTTCTTGCTCCGTGAGCAGCTGCTGCCAGCCTGTAGGCTCTGAAGCCACTTCCTGCCAACCAGTCCTCTGTGTGCCCACTTCCTGCCAGCCTGTCCTCTGCAAATCCAGCTGCTGCCAGCCAGTTGTCTGTGAGCCCAGCTGCTGTTCAGCTGTCTGCACCCTGCCTAGTTCCTGCCAACCTGTGGTCTGTGAGCCTTCCTGCTGTCAGCCGGTGTGCCCGACACCTACCTGCTCTGTGACCAGTAGCTGCCAGGCTGTCTGCTGTGACCCCAGCCCTTGTGAGCCAAGTTGCTCAGAGTCTAGCATCTGCCAGCCAGCTACGTGTGTGGCTCTGGTCTGTGAGCCAGTTTGCCTCCGCCCTGTCTGCTGTGTTCAGAGCTCGTGCGAGCCACCTTCTGTCCCCAGCACTTGCCAAGAGCCTTCTTGTTGTGTCTCCAGTATCTGCCAACCCATCTGCTCTGAGCCCAGCCCCTGCTCACCAGCTGTCTGTGTGTCCAGTCCATGCCAACCTACTTGCTATGTAGTCAAGCGCTGTCCTTCTGTCTGCCCTGAGCCAGTTTCCTGCCCATCTACCTCCTGCCGACCTCTTTCCTGCAGTCCAGGGTCTTCTGCATCTGCCATCTGCCGACCAACTTGTCCTAGGACTTTCTACATACCCAGTTCCAGCAAACGGCCTTGCAGTGCTACGATTTCCTACCGCCCGGTCTCCCGTCCGATCTGCCGCCCAATCTGCTCTGGACTCCTCACCTATAGGCAGCCATACATGACATCCATCTCCTACCGTCCTGCCTGCTATCGCCCATGCTACTCCATCCTGCGCCGCCCAGCCTGTGTCACTTCCTACTCTTGCCGCCCAGTCTACTTCCGCCCATCTTGCACTGAGTCTGACTCTTGCAAACGGGATTGCAAAAAATCCACTTCCAGCCAACTGGATTGTGTTGACACAACCCCCTGCAAGGTGGATGTCTCAGAAGAGGCTCCCTGCCAGCCCACTGAAGCCAAACCCATCAGCCCAACCACCCGTGAGGCCGCAGCAGCTCAGCCTGCTGCCAGCAAGCCTGCCAACTGCTAA
- the KRTAP29-1 gene encoding keratin-associated protein 29-1, producing MADGCCPGNTTAIPAVPTITTYPVKGGFRHALCLPSSCHSRMWQLVTCQESCQPSIGAPSGCDPASCQPTRLPATSCVGFVCQPMCSHAACYQSGTGQSPCLVSSCQPSCSESTCCQEKCCDASPCQQSSCQESVCMSGSCQAACGQSVCCDAGSCQPSCSEVTSCPETSCLPTICTASPCQPTWCQGSSCQPVSGEGQPCKSTYYQPICYIFKPCQSALYMPVPCQPSTCVFSSCNTTCCVPSHCQPPHCQLVPSTCFIYQPVANCQAPCSTKNCCKPASCDTVISGQPTCDGPPSYNQSGCKSACCVTGLGTSPSSGSNCLPTSCQPSCESSFCKATLC from the coding sequence ATGGCAGACGGCTGTTGTCCTGGAAACACCACAGCCATTCCAGCTGTGCCCACCATCACCACATACCCAGTTAAAGGTGGATTTCGACATGCTCTCTGTTTGCCTAGTTCCTGCCACAGCAGAATGTGGCAACTGGTCACATGCCAAGAAAGCTGTCAGCCATCCATTGGTGCCCCAAGTGGCTGTGATCCTGCTTCGTGTCAACCTACCCGCCTTCCAGCAACGTCTTGTGTGGGTTTTGTTTGCCAACCTATGTGCTCCCACGCAGCCTGCTATCAGTCTGGCACTGGTCAGTCTCCTTGTCTGGTTAGCTCATGTCAGCCATCCTGCTCGGAATCTACTTGTTGTCAGGAAAAGTGCTGCGATGCCAGTCCCTGCCAGCAAAGCTCCTGCCAGGAATCTGTCTGCATGTCTGGATCATGTCAGGCAGCTTGTGGCCAATCAGTCTGCTGTGATGCTGGATCCTGCCAGCCATCCTGCTCTGAAGTGACCTCCTGTCCGGAAACTTCTTGCCTACCAACCATCTGTACAGCTAGTCCATGCCAACCAACTTGGTGCCAAGGAAGTTCATGTCAACCCGTCAGTGGTGAAGGCCAGCCCTGTAAATCAACTTATTATCAACCCATCTGCTATATTTTCAAGCCTTGCCAATCAGCCCTCTACATGCCTGTTCCCTGCCAGCCATCGACTTGTGTGTTCAGTTCTTGCAATACTACTTGCTGTGTGCCTTCCCATTGCCAGCCACCTCACTGCCAACTGGTTCCTTCCACATGCTTCATCTACCAGCCAGTGGCTAACTGCCAGGCCCCTTGTTCCACAAAGAACTGTTGCAAACCAGCTTCTTGTGACACTGTGATTTCTGGCCAACCAACTTGTGATGGACCCCCTTCCTATAACCAGAGTGGCTGCAAATCAGCTTGCTGTGTGACTGGTTTAGGCACATCACCCAGTAGTGGCTCCAATTGCTTGCCGACTTCATGCCAACCCAGCTGTGAGTCCAGCTTCTGCAAGGCAACACTTTGTTAA